In Setaria viridis chromosome 5, Setaria_viridis_v4.0, whole genome shotgun sequence, the genomic stretch GGTCATCTGACGGCTCATTGGGAAGAATTGGTTGCGGCTTTTGGGTAATTTGATTTGATGGATTGCTAGGGTGTTTTTCGATTGGATTGATGCATACGAGGCATGGTCGCTTGtggatttgatttttttttgggtattgatctaatcggcaatagatatGTTTTCTCGCCCATAGGATGTACACTTCTGATTGAAGTAACACCGGTGTTTTCGAGGTAATAAGAGACAAAATTGGGGGAAGTTTGGTTTGATCGAGAATTCCGAGGCTGTGAATTCTTTTGTGATTTTAGTCTATATGTACCTTAATCTTTCGATGATTTCTAGTTGGTTCGCGTAAATTCGTAGAGAATtcgttttcaaaaaaaaatcgtaGAGAATTGGACACTTGGGTGGGGATTAGATGCGAGATTTATTGGTCTCACTGTGGAACAGTCTCAGATTAGCTGGTGGGTGTTGGTCTCAACTTTCAATCAGTTGGGAGGTTGCTTCCTTATTTATTAGTGTCCCACCTAGGGACAATTACTTCTACCTCACCAGCTTTATTGATTTCGGTGTTAGGTTATGTTCCAAGTTTTGAAAAGTTGAATGTTTTTCTCGAACAcgtaggagagctgcgtatcaatatattaagaagaattTGAACAGTTGAATGTAATTTGTGCTACCAATTTAACTTTTCGTTCTCCATTAATATAGGGATTTGTTAAGTGGCATGTGAAATGTTGAAGTTCGTCCATTGGAACTGAAAAATTAAGTGTACTGTGGAATGTGGCTGCAGGAAATAATGGCATTCATAAGATCATATGTCGTACCTGAAGGGTTTCCTGACAGTGTTACTCCTTCATATGTCCCATACATGACCTGGAGGGCTTTGAAGGTATATTGCACGACCTACGTTCATAGTCAGTCGTCAGTGCTAGATTCAAATGAATCAGGCTAAGTTCAATTATTTGATCATTATTTAGCATTTCTTTGGTGGAGCAATGGGAGTATTTACAACAAGAACCTTGCTGAGCTCTGTTGGAGTCTCTCAAAGCAAGTCAACACCAGGAGCCATTGCTATCAACTGGATCCTCAAGGTACTTTTTTTTCCCATTCCAGAACTCGCCAAACCAGTCCTTACAATGTCTCAGAAACCATAATTCATTAAAGGAGTACTGTCAATCCACTAATATGGCCAGAATGAAAACCAGTAAAAGAAAACTGCCAGTGGGCTATCGGTCTACTTCAATAATTCAGGTTGGCTAATGTATATAATTGTGATTGCACCTGTACCCCAGGATGGTGCTGGGCGTGTCGGAAAAATGCTTTTTGCACGTCAAGGAAAGAAGTTTGACTACGACCTAAAGCAGGTAAACATGTCTTCATTTTTGCAGAATCCACTTTACTTCCAATTTCTTGGTGTCCAACGTGCATCCTaactgaaacaaaaatcatCTGCAGCTGCGGTTTTCTAGTGATCTCCTGCTGGAGATAGGAGCTGGTATTGAATTAACTACTGCAGCATTCCCTCAATTTTTCTTGCCTATGGCTTGCGTAGCAAATGTCGTGAAGGTCTGCCCTCATCAAGCATTAGCCAATGCATTTTGAGCCTACTCTATTTTAAAAGTGTTGATGgacatcattttttttgtttcacgCAATATTTAGAATGTCGCTGCTGTTACATCAACCTCAACGCGCACTCCAATCTATAAGGCCTATGCAAGAGGAGAAAACATTGGTGATGTCACTGCTAAAGGCGAATCTGTCGGTAACATTGCAGATCTGGTAATTATCATGTGTTGCCTTTACATCTTTCTTGTCACTCGGTGGCAATTGGACATGCAGCTGAAATGTCCTTATAGTATATAAGTTGAGCATGTTTTACTAAATTTCATTTGGCTTGTCAGCACACTGTATTAAATACAGCATTTGCAGGGCTTTGCATGCTTACGCCCATATGTTAAGCTTGATTTAGCAGTTACACTGACTTCTCTTTGTTGATTTGACCTGAAGTTGGGTACTGGTCTGAGCATCTTTATCTCAAAAAGGAACCCATCATTGGTGACTTCGTTTGCCTTTCTGTCCTGTGGATACCTCCTGAGTTCATATCATGAGGTTCGCTTTTACTCTTCTAGTCTATTTCTGAGCATATTTAGAATTTCCTAAAAGACTAAAATTCTGTAATTTTCCGTGAACAGGTGAGATCTGTCGTGCTGAATACCCTAAACAGGGCAAGGTTTACGGTTGCAGTGGATTCCTTCATTAAAACTGGTAGGTCAAAAACTCACAAGCATATGTTTGAATTGTTCTGTGAAGTGCTAGAAATAACCGCACTTCGATCTGTATTCAATTGTTTATCGAACCATTGAAGCAGTACTTCTCTATAAAATAAATTCGAAATTCATAGACAAATGACCTTAGTGTCATATAAAATCATAGAGGGGTTCAGAGAGCTCTTGGATTTTTGCAGCACTAGATTCTTCCAGGCAATGTTAAAATATGCTGGAAACTTTGTTTTCTTTAGCGCGATGCTGCAATTTCGATCTATAAAAGCTGCATACTGAAAATGAAACCCAAAGATTTTTAAACACACTTATTAGTTATTATGTTTCAGTCACATATTTAAGTCTTATTCTAAGCTCGAATCATGTTTCTGACCTTTCTAGACCtctaggagtattaaatagaAAAATTTGAAATCATATTCGCTTGGCTCTACATTATCTTATATTTTTAATCTTTGTTTTTTAAATTATAGGTCACATTCCCTCCTTGAAGGAAGGAAATTCACAGGAGACGATATTTAATCCACCTTGGCGGCACGAGCCAGTTGCAATAGGTTTGTGCAAGAGTTATTCAGATTGTGGTCCTTTCTTGAGACACTGCGGGCATATTTATAGTATATTTCAACTATATTTCAGGTTCACGATTTGGAGAAGCATTTCAAGAGCCTGCTTCATTTGTTGCCATAAGGCCTCTGTTTGAGGTATGTTCTCCTCGGCCACCAGCAACGGAAAACATACCCAGAAACTACTATGTTTTTGTATATGTGAATATTTCCTGCATTTTGAAATTTGCTCTTTTGGTATGACCAACATTTGGTATCTTAATTACATAGGATGAGAGATACATGGTAACATATAACCCGACAAAGGATAAAGTATATGCTTTGCTCAAGGACCAAGCAAAATCAGACGACATTATCAAAGCTGCTTTCCATGTAAGCATTTTTCTCACTGGGATGCAATAGCTATGGATGTTTTGGTTTCTTTCTGATACACTTGGACATGGTGTTCCGTTTTACAGGCTCATGTGCTACTGCATTTTATAAATGCATCACATGCACGGAGGctgaagcagaagcagaagcagaagcaggcAAACCCCGACCGATCAGACTATGGAAACCTGTACTCAAGAAACATGGATTTCCTGGCACACATCGCTGAATCTTGCAAAATCGTTTCATCATCATATGGAACCTTCAAGAAGAAAGCAAGAGAACAGGTCAAAACTCCCTGTCTTTATGATAAATGCACCTCTTTCCATTATACGTGTGAGTTAGTTCTGACAGTGACAACCAACCACATTTTTGTTTGTGTTTCAGGGTTGGATAATGTCCGAATCACTGCTCAACCCTGGAAAGGCTCGATTATGTGGGGCAAAACCACTATGAGTCTACTATCCTTCTGTTTAATATCGAGGGGATGATGTCGTCTCTAGTTTGTCAGTTTGTGAGACTAACTTTTCTGACAACGCGGGATGCTCAGCTGTTAGAAGCTGAACTAACATATGTTGGCGCCCGGCACTAGGTTTGAATCAGTGGACCTTCATTCGCAACTCCCAAGCTTCCAAATTGCAGGGAGAGCAAGAGTTATGTGATATGTAAGTAACCGATCGTGTTCGGTTTGGATCTAGACCTCTTACTTCAAACTGTCAGCTACTGATCATTTTCTGTTGGATTCTCGACATGAACAGGAAGAATACCTGAACGGAGATGAATTTTCATGGAGGGGAGAGGTGGTGCGCTGGTTCGCGTGCTGAGTAAAGGGGTCAACGAGAGGGGGGCTTGAATTTATGTTTGCTGATGTATAAGATATGGTGTAGCCATCCTGCTGTAACCTGTTTTGCGTGCTGGTCGGCTGCGGAGCTTCTTGTTTCAGTGTCCTTagagtttcttttcttttcttttttttcggaAAAAGAGTGCTTATAGTAAATTCCAGTTTCAGTGAGTTATCAGTTTATCACTCATGCCGTCGACGACGGTCTCCACCTTGTACATACATGCTCGGTAATAACTGCAAGCCTTCTTTGTGTTATCTGGTGTGCTGTGGACTTGTGGTGCTGAAAGCAGGACGAGCCTCTCGAAAACAAAGCACGACGAAGTCTGCAAGCACAAGAAGTTCTTTTTGAGTTTGGCGCTGCCTTTTCTTAGCTGCTTTGCACCTTGCTTTAGACGACCCACATAGTACACCAACGTGGTCTTCGCTGAATTTCTGTCACACATGGAAAGGAATTCGATCACTTTTTACATGGCCTAacatattcttcttcttctgaacgATATGAAAGAACTTTAGCGAACCTGTGTGACTTCGAGCAACCCCCAGGCAAATCCATGTATCTACTTTAGAAATTGAAACTGCTGCACAAAAACACTAATGATGTAAAATTACCTTACAACTCAATTAAAAAATCTAAAGAAGATGCGATTGACACTTGACAGTtagcatttgagtagaacacgtGATGGGAAAATGGAAAAACGTGGACGGCGTGGATTGACCGGAGCGCATAACACGAAGGCTGAGATGCTGCAGCAGTGCAGCCTCCGCCTCCATTTCCGTCAGGGCGTCCACCATTTGTCGCTTCTCTTCTCTGCAGTCCATCGTCACCACCATCCACCTCGGCTTCCCCCTCGCGTTCGCCGCGGACAGCGCCTCCGAGATGGAGCTCCGCCTCTGCCTTCGTCTCCACGCGCGCCTCCCACCAGCCAcgacgccgcccccgccgcctttCGCGGCGCCCGCGGTGCTCCCCGCGTCCCGCCGAATTCGGACTGGTAAGGATTGCTTCAGCGCAATCAGTCACCGCTTCTCCGTTTGTTCGGGCGCTTCGCTCCGTCAAAATGCCGGGCCGCGCGCAACCATCGTTGAGCAAATTTCGGGAGTTCCGATTTGATTGTTCATAGATGCTTGCTACCTACGCTGAGAGAGGCCCTTCGTTTTGTTGCCGCTTGTGGTCAGGTGGGAGCTACGGGGTTGCTCTTCGGCGGCCCACGAGGCGTTCGAATCCGGCGATTCGCGCTTCCGAAGCCGACGGCGCGCCGGTAAGGTGGCTATCAGAGGCCGCGGGGATGCGAGCGCTGTTGACTGAGAGGGGAAGCACTGACAGGAGCTTTTGTTTCGCCAGGGTGTGGCTGTGAGGGAGAGGAGCGTCTCGGTGATCCTCTTGTCCGGAGGGCAGGGAAAGAGAATGGGGGTATTATATCTCTTCTGCTTCAAACTTGTCTTTCAGTTCCTTTGGTTGCACCCATGTGAGGGCGCTTGCTTTTTAGTTCTCGTACATTGGTTCAGGTTATGTTCATCAGTTTGGTGATTCTATTCTGGGGACAATACGGCCACTTTAGCTGTTCTTCAGCTGCTAATATTGGGGCCTTTGGGCAACAATTCATTTACTAGTGTACAAGAAACATAATGCATCAAGGCTCTGCGCCCTATTGAACAATTGCAGGGAAATGAACAGATTAAGCAAAAATGAACAGTGAAATGTTGTTGTCAGTGATGATGAATTGCAGTGAAATGTTCTATTTatgctgtgagcctgtgaaATTAGCGTGTCCTTCCAATGCTTGATCGTTTTGTCTAAATTCCACCCATCTTTTCTAACAGGCAAGTATGCCGAAGCAGTATCTGCCACTACTGGGACTACCAATTGCATTGCACAGGTTCATTTCTCTAGCATAGACATTTTCAAATTTCTCAAGTCGGCAAGGTGATGAGGACACAGGAATCTCTACATTTTGTCCACAGTTTGAAAACATTCTGTCAACTGAAGGAAATGAAAGAAGTCGTGGTAGTGTGTGACCCAGACTATAGTGATGTATTTGAAGGTTGCAAAATTGTCCACACTTATTCTATTTTCATTGACTTAGCTATGCATTTATCTAAGTTTGTCAAAAATCATTATCCACTTCTGCAGGTTCTATTGAGAACTTGCAAATACCTCTTAAATTTGCATGCCCAGGAAAAGAGAGACAGGACTCTGTTTTTAATGGACTTCAGGTCAGTGACAACCCACCTGTATATTGCCTTTTCTGCTCATGTGGATAAATATCGTAGGGATCTGGTGTTCTGTTTGTTTGCAGGAAATTGATGGGGATTCGGAACTTGTTTGTGTCCATGATTCTGCAAGGCCCTTAGTTTCTTCTGAAGATGTAAAAAAGGTCACTCCTATTGTCCATTATCTACATGAGTTACATCATAGAATATCTGCTCAAATGTTTGCTTTAGCTTGTTCTTTCTTTGGAAGTATTGAAATATAACTCACCCTGCAAGTTGCAACTTATATCTACTGCAGATTCACTACATGTGTGGTTGCTTGGAATTTATTGCCAAATAACTGATCCAGCTTTGATATTATTTGTGCTGCCCTTAGAGCAATTTAAGAGTTTCTCTTTTAATTCTGCTGCTTTATATGTTTTAGAGAAGTGTATTTCCCAAAAGCTGCAGCTTGCTTTGTGCTTTCTAATAGGGGGAAAAAAATAGCTACAATCACTTTGCAGTTTTTTCAAGCAGTAATATTGATTTTGATTTTACTGACTAGGTCTTAGAAGATGCTGCTGTGCATGGGGCAGCTGTTCTTGGTGTGCCTGTGAAAGCTACAATAAAGGAGGTGAGTGTTTATACCATCCAGATGATTGGGAATAATTCAACATGATCTTACAAATAGCTTTGACAACTTCATATGTGGAACAGCCTTGCAGTGCTTCCTTATAAATcttatgcttttttttttgctctgcAACTATCATCCACATAATAGCATTCTCGATGGGGCATAACATTCCTTTCCACCCATATTCCCTACAGGCTAATAGTGATTCTTTTGTCGTAAAAACCCTTGACCGGAAAACTCTATGGGAAATGCAAACTCCACAGGTAATCATACTAACTCTTGTATGCACTTTATGTTTCTTGTTTTGTATCCTGTTCCTGCACCTCTCTCTATTTCTTTTTGAGAAACTGCAACGTTAAAAAGAGCATGTTTTCCGATTGTAGGTTATGAAGCCTGATTTACTCAAAGCTGGTTTTGAGCTTGTTAAACGGTTAGCCTTAATTTTAGCTCAGCAAATCAAAATAATAGATATACTTCTCCTGAGCTCTGTGCTGATTTAATTTTGCCATCACAGGGATGGCCTTGAAGTCACCGATGATGTATCCATTGTAGAATATCTCAAGCACCCTGTCTATATTACGGAAGGCTCTTACACAAACATTAAGGTATCACACAATAACGTTTGAACTAAAATGTTCTGAATTGCTTAATTTGTAAAGATAACTGTCCGAATGTGAATTTATTGCAGGTGACCACTCCGGATGACATGCTTCTGGCTGAGCGCCTGATGAGTGGGAAATGATAGGCAAAACTAACTGTTTGCCTGATTTTACAGACAACTTTGATTTTGTAGTGCAGCATTCATCAGCACTTAAACATTTTTGAAAACTAGAATAATTATGGAGCTAGTACACGAGATAGCTGACCTCTTTGTAAACATTCTTTATATATCAATGAAAAATGGGG encodes the following:
- the LOC117856941 gene encoding 2-C-methyl-D-erythritol 4-phosphate cytidylyltransferase, chloroplastic, producing MELRLCLRLHARLPPATTPPPPPFAAPAVLPASRRIRTGGSYGVALRRPTRRSNPAIRASEADGAPGVAVRERSVSVILLSGGQGKRMGASMPKQYLPLLGLPIALHSLKTFCQLKEMKEVVVVCDPDYSDVFEGSIENLQIPLKFACPGKERQDSVFNGLQEIDGDSELVCVHDSARPLVSSEDVKKVLEDAAVHGAAVLGVPVKATIKEANSDSFVVKTLDRKTLWEMQTPQVMKPDLLKAGFELVKRDGLEVTDDVSIVEYLKHPVYITEGSYTNIKVTTPDDMLLAERLMSGK
- the LOC117856940 gene encoding protein root UVB sensitive 6; amino-acid sequence: MAPAVGIKRSTTQAVTLPPPDARLAVRDVLRSTIPSQPAEAPPAAERPAAPAAAVEGFLCLEEVDGRRWSYVVDRGAVKGRGRAGAASPAGASVRAVPLQSPLPPAEEIMAFIRSYVVPEGFPDSVTPSYVPYMTWRALKHFFGGAMGVFTTRTLLSSVGVSQSKSTPGAIAINWILKDGAGRVGKMLFARQGKKFDYDLKQLRFSSDLLLEIGAGIELTTAAFPQFFLPMACVANVVKNVAAVTSTSTRTPIYKAYARGENIGDVTAKGESVGNIADLLGTGLSIFISKRNPSLVTSFAFLSCGYLLSSYHEVRSVVLNTLNRARFTVAVDSFIKTGHIPSLKEGNSQETIFNPPWRHEPVAIGSRFGEAFQEPASFVAIRPLFEDERYMVTYNPTKDKVYALLKDQAKSDDIIKAAFHAHVLLHFINASHARRLKQKQKQKQANPDRSDYGNLYSRNMDFLAHIAESCKIVSSSYGTFKKKAREQGWIMSESLLNPGKARLCGAKPL